Proteins from a genomic interval of Streptomyces sp. NBC_00820:
- the ddaH gene encoding dimethylargininase, whose translation MLESRVARPRRFLVCEPRHFAVQYAINPWMHPDTPVDVDLAQEQWQALMHAYRTHGHTVESVEPVPGLPDMVFAANAAFVVGGRVFGSLFHAPERRPESEHFDGWFKSAGYDVYRPLSVTEGEGDLVWTGRYVLAGTGFRTTREAHHELQEFLGHPVIALTLVDPYFYHLDTALFVLDDDNVAYYPEAFSAGSLEVLGRLYPDAVLATREDAMAFGLNSVSDGHHVFIAPQAEALAERLAAHGYDPVPVDLSEFHKAGGGIKCCTQEIRS comes from the coding sequence GTGCTCGAGAGTCGTGTGGCGCGCCCGCGGCGCTTCCTTGTCTGCGAACCCAGACACTTCGCCGTGCAGTACGCGATCAACCCCTGGATGCACCCCGACACGCCCGTCGACGTGGATCTGGCCCAAGAGCAGTGGCAGGCACTGATGCACGCCTACCGCACCCACGGCCACACCGTCGAGTCGGTCGAGCCGGTGCCGGGCCTGCCCGACATGGTCTTCGCCGCGAACGCGGCGTTCGTGGTCGGCGGCCGGGTCTTCGGCTCCCTGTTCCACGCGCCGGAGCGGCGCCCCGAGTCCGAGCACTTCGACGGCTGGTTCAAGTCGGCCGGTTACGACGTGTACCGGCCCCTGTCGGTGACCGAGGGCGAGGGCGACCTGGTGTGGACGGGCCGTTACGTGCTCGCAGGCACCGGCTTCCGCACCACCCGCGAGGCCCATCACGAGCTCCAGGAGTTCCTCGGGCACCCGGTGATCGCGCTGACCCTGGTGGACCCGTACTTCTACCACCTGGACACGGCCCTGTTCGTCCTGGACGACGACAACGTCGCCTACTACCCGGAGGCGTTCTCGGCGGGCAGCCTGGAGGTGCTGGGGCGCCTGTACCCGGACGCGGTGCTCGCCACCCGCGAGGACGCGATGGCCTTCGGCCTGAACTCCGTGTCCGACGGCCACCACGTCTTCATCGCCCCGCAGGCCGAGGCGCTCGCCGAGCGCCTGGCCGCCCACGGATACGACCCCGTCCCCGTCGACCTGTCCGAGTTCCACAAGGCCGGCGGCGGCATCAAGTGCTGCACCCAGGAGATCCGCTCATGA
- the rocD gene encoding ornithine--oxo-acid transaminase, with amino-acid sequence MTALAHARTSADLIRAEEPVLAHNYHPLPVVVARAEGAWVEDVEGKRYLDMLAGYSALNFGHRHPALIEAAHRQLDRLTLTSRAFHNDRLAEFAERLAELTGLDMVLPMNTGAEAVESGIKVARKWAYDVKGVPDGRATIVVAADNFHGRTTTIVSFSTDETARAGFGPFTPGFKVVPYNDLAALEEAVDDTTAAVLLEPIQGEAGVVIPDEGYLAGVRELTRRKGCLFMADEIQSGLGRTGRTLAVQHEDVVPDVLLLGKALGGGIVPVSAVVARREVLGVLHPGEHGSTFGGNPLAAAVGIAVLELLETGEFQRRAAELGVVLRDGLAELVGKGVTGFRARGLWAGVDIDPALGTGREISERLMREGVLVKDTHGSTIRLAPPLTVTAGELRSALAALERVLGQGH; translated from the coding sequence ATGACCGCACTCGCGCACGCGCGCACGTCCGCCGACCTGATCCGGGCGGAGGAGCCGGTCCTCGCGCACAACTACCACCCCCTGCCCGTCGTCGTGGCGCGGGCCGAGGGGGCCTGGGTGGAGGACGTCGAGGGCAAGCGTTACCTCGACATGCTGGCCGGCTACTCGGCCCTCAACTTCGGCCACCGCCACCCGGCCCTGATCGAGGCCGCGCACCGCCAGCTGGACCGCCTCACGCTCACCTCCCGCGCCTTCCACAACGACCGGCTCGCCGAGTTCGCCGAGCGGCTCGCGGAGCTGACCGGGCTGGACATGGTGCTGCCGATGAACACCGGCGCCGAGGCGGTGGAGAGCGGCATCAAGGTGGCCCGCAAGTGGGCGTACGACGTGAAGGGCGTCCCGGACGGCCGGGCGACGATCGTGGTCGCGGCGGACAACTTCCACGGCCGTACGACCACGATCGTCAGCTTCTCCACGGACGAGACGGCGCGGGCGGGCTTCGGCCCCTTCACGCCCGGCTTCAAGGTCGTGCCGTACAACGACCTCGCGGCACTGGAGGAGGCGGTCGACGACACGACGGCCGCGGTGCTGCTGGAGCCCATCCAGGGCGAGGCCGGGGTCGTCATCCCGGACGAGGGGTACCTGGCGGGCGTCCGGGAGCTGACCCGGCGCAAGGGCTGCCTGTTCATGGCGGACGAGATCCAGTCCGGGCTGGGCCGCACGGGCCGTACCCTCGCCGTGCAGCACGAGGACGTGGTCCCGGACGTGCTGCTGCTCGGCAAGGCTCTCGGCGGTGGCATCGTGCCCGTCTCGGCGGTGGTGGCGCGGCGCGAGGTGCTGGGCGTGCTGCACCCGGGCGAGCACGGCTCCACGTTCGGCGGCAACCCGCTGGCGGCGGCCGTGGGCATCGCGGTGCTGGAACTGCTGGAGACCGGTGAGTTCCAGCGCCGGGCCGCGGAGCTGGGCGTCGTCCTGCGCGACGGTCTGGCCGAGCTGGTCGGCAAGGGCGTGACCGGATTCCGGGCGCGCGGGTTGTGGGCGGGCGTCGACATCGATCCCGCGCTGGGCACGGGGCGCGAGATCAGCGAGCGTCTGATGCGGGAGGGGGTGCTGGTCAAGGACACCCACGGTTCCACGATCCGGCTGGCTCCCCCGCTGACCGTCACGGCCGGCGAACTGCGCTCCGCGCTCGCCGCGCTGGAGAGGGTGCTCGGTCAGGGCCACTGA
- a CDS encoding MFS transporter yields the protein MSAVPGPDALSAPRPPFTAVAIAASCVGFVLVGALQALYGPVMPTLQREYGISPAVAGLSLSAQFAAAALGVLVYRLLNGRLGHRTLLGASYVLMALGASAFALAPVWPVALAGAFVIGLGFGGVVYGLNHLFTVGFGRRGSAMLNLLNGHFGVGAVAGPALVGWLGAKNYPGIFIGVAVVCVVVLLTLGGVTAQERETVLEVTSRRDVRVAPVIAAFIGVYVLHVAIETGVGGWEPTHLESVGYSAATATTATSAYWSAMTVGRFIVVPLSLRFSAPAILTACCAGMAGSLLLATLPMAAPYAYVGVGLAIAPIFPTCLPWLNRAVPGVAAAGAYVMAASMLGGVTFPPLLGVVIDGLDVTALPLTLFALALACMLLGTGLRRNAPDPDAEPRSARPAAPPEMQT from the coding sequence ATGTCCGCAGTGCCTGGACCCGATGCGCTGTCAGCCCCCCGTCCGCCGTTCACCGCCGTGGCGATCGCGGCTTCCTGCGTGGGGTTCGTGCTGGTGGGGGCACTCCAGGCGCTGTACGGACCCGTGATGCCCACCCTGCAAAGGGAGTACGGCATCAGCCCGGCTGTCGCCGGGCTCAGCCTGAGCGCGCAGTTCGCCGCCGCCGCGCTCGGTGTGCTCGTCTACCGTCTGCTGAACGGCCGGCTGGGCCACCGGACGCTGCTCGGCGCCTCTTACGTCCTCATGGCTCTCGGAGCGTCGGCGTTCGCTCTCGCGCCGGTCTGGCCCGTCGCCCTGGCCGGCGCTTTCGTCATCGGTCTCGGCTTCGGGGGCGTCGTCTACGGCCTCAACCATCTGTTCACCGTCGGCTTCGGCCGGCGCGGCTCCGCGATGCTCAATCTGCTCAACGGCCACTTCGGTGTCGGCGCTGTCGCGGGGCCCGCCCTGGTGGGGTGGCTCGGTGCGAAGAACTATCCGGGCATCTTCATCGGTGTCGCCGTCGTCTGCGTGGTCGTCCTCCTCACCCTCGGCGGGGTGACCGCCCAGGAGCGGGAGACGGTTCTCGAAGTCACGTCGCGCCGGGATGTGCGCGTCGCGCCCGTCATCGCCGCGTTCATCGGCGTCTATGTGCTGCACGTGGCCATCGAGACCGGGGTCGGCGGATGGGAACCCACCCATCTGGAGAGCGTGGGCTACTCCGCCGCGACCGCCACGACCGCCACGTCGGCGTACTGGAGCGCCATGACCGTCGGCCGCTTCATCGTGGTCCCGCTCAGCCTGCGTTTCTCCGCGCCCGCGATTCTCACCGCCTGCTGCGCCGGCATGGCGGGCTCCCTGCTGCTCGCGACCCTGCCCATGGCGGCCCCCTACGCCTACGTCGGGGTGGGCCTCGCCATCGCACCGATCTTTCCCACGTGTCTGCCCTGGCTCAACCGCGCGGTTCCAGGCGTGGCCGCGGCGGGTGCGTATGTCATGGCCGCATCGATGCTCGGCGGCGTCACCTTCCCGCCCCTGCTGGGCGTGGTCATCGACGGCCTGGATGTCACAGCGCTCCCCCTCACACTCTTCGCGCTGGCCCTCGCGTGCATGCTGCTCGGCACAGGGCTGCGCAGGAACGCCCCCGATCCGGACGCGGAACCGAGATCCGCCCGGCCGGCCGCACCGCCGGAGATGCAGACGTGA
- a CDS encoding ice-binding family protein translates to MSGLLASALAATVSAAMVVMTPTSASAIALPVPLGTAAGYSVLAGQGVTNTGNSVLAHDLGTHPNPAISGFPPGQVGGAVHRADAAALQAKSDLLVAYNNAAGQPQDFPLPPGIGGGPPLLPGVYHATAGLGITGDLVLDGQGSSDGVWVFQIPEALTTATSSRILLTNGASACNVYWEIGSSATLGVTSSFVGTLMTGISITANQGANIEGRLLAQVGAVTLNNNRVFLNGCASSTTGGTTTGTTTGTTTGTTTGTTTGTTTGTTAGTSGGLLGGGLVTGGLLGGPIVGTGGTSGNTAGNTSGNTAGNTAGNTTSGNTSGNTAGNTTGGITTGGNTTGGNTTGGNTTGGNGHGPGKPDHGGKPGKPAHGSKPDHGQHIPPGKPEGEDEHGQQEDHGQQSDEDYGYAEAPKGYKGDDHSESYEG, encoded by the coding sequence ATGTCCGGCTTGCTGGCCTCGGCCCTCGCCGCGACGGTCTCCGCCGCAATGGTCGTCATGACGCCGACGTCGGCGTCGGCGATCGCATTGCCCGTACCCCTGGGCACAGCCGCCGGCTACTCCGTTCTGGCGGGTCAGGGAGTCACCAACACCGGCAATTCGGTGCTCGCCCACGACCTCGGGACGCACCCGAACCCGGCCATCTCCGGATTCCCGCCCGGCCAGGTGGGTGGCGCCGTGCACCGCGCGGACGCTGCGGCCCTCCAGGCCAAGAGCGACCTGCTCGTGGCATACAACAACGCCGCCGGCCAGCCCCAGGACTTCCCGCTTCCCCCGGGAATCGGCGGAGGCCCTCCGCTGCTGCCCGGCGTCTACCACGCCACGGCCGGTCTCGGCATCACCGGCGACCTGGTCCTGGACGGCCAGGGAAGCTCGGACGGGGTCTGGGTCTTCCAGATTCCCGAAGCCCTGACGACGGCGACCTCCAGCCGGATTCTCCTCACGAACGGCGCTTCGGCGTGCAACGTGTACTGGGAGATCGGCAGTTCGGCGACGCTCGGCGTCACCTCCAGCTTCGTGGGCACCCTCATGACCGGGATCTCCATCACCGCGAACCAGGGGGCGAACATCGAGGGCCGGCTGCTGGCCCAGGTGGGGGCCGTGACCCTCAACAACAACAGGGTCTTCCTCAACGGGTGCGCGAGTTCCACCACGGGTGGAACGACGACGGGCACCACCACCGGCACCACCACCGGCACCACCACCGGCACGACGACCGGAACCACCACCGGCACGACCGCGGGCACGAGCGGAGGGCTCCTCGGCGGCGGCCTCGTCACCGGCGGCCTGCTCGGCGGCCCCATCGTCGGCACCGGCGGCACCTCGGGCAACACCGCCGGCAACACGTCCGGCAACACCGCGGGCAACACCGCGGGGAACACCACCTCCGGGAACACCTCGGGCAACACCGCCGGGAACACCACCGGCGGAATCACCACGGGCGGGAACACCACAGGCGGGAACACCACGGGCGGGAACACCACGGGCGGCAACGGCCACGGGCCGGGCAAGCCGGACCACGGTGGCAAGCCTGGAAAGCCGGCCCACGGCAGCAAGCCCGACCACGGGCAGCACATCCCTCCCGGCAAGCCCGAGGGCGAGGACGAGCACGGCCAGCAGGAGGACCACGGCCAGCAGTCCGACGAGGACTACGGCTACGCGGAGGCGCCCAAGGGCTACAAGGGCGACGACCACTCCGAGAGCTACGAGGGCTAA
- a CDS encoding DUF5819 family protein: MTTVFHVILVFLHVAPANTASKRYTPLINAWVYPFFEQNWRLFAPDPESVNRKILARTAHTGPGGSVQVSSWFDLTAIDSSAVRHQAFPSHTAQNMLRRAWAGYVDSHGGDDKARTERALMMQKYLRNIAADRATARHRGTFDFIQLRVVTLPIAAPGPAAGNRPPTPVENRLLPWWKVTRHGK; encoded by the coding sequence GTGACGACCGTCTTCCACGTGATTCTGGTGTTCCTTCACGTGGCACCGGCCAACACCGCCTCCAAGAGATACACCCCGCTGATCAATGCGTGGGTGTACCCCTTCTTCGAACAGAATTGGCGGCTCTTCGCCCCGGACCCCGAATCCGTCAACCGGAAGATTCTGGCGAGAACCGCGCACACCGGCCCCGGCGGATCGGTTCAGGTGAGCTCCTGGTTCGACCTGACCGCCATCGACAGTTCCGCGGTCAGGCATCAGGCGTTCCCGAGCCACACGGCACAGAACATGTTGCGCCGCGCGTGGGCCGGCTATGTCGACTCCCACGGAGGAGACGACAAGGCACGCACGGAACGCGCCCTGATGATGCAGAAGTACCTGCGGAACATCGCCGCGGACCGCGCCACCGCCCGCCACAGGGGCACCTTCGACTTCATTCAGCTCCGCGTCGTCACACTGCCCATCGCCGCACCCGGCCCCGCCGCCGGCAATCGCCCGCCGACGCCGGTCGAGAACCGGCTTCTGCCCTGGTGGAAGGTGACCCGCCATGGAAAATGA